The Stigmatopora argus isolate UIUO_Sarg chromosome 6, RoL_Sarg_1.0, whole genome shotgun sequence region tttaaaatatatttttagattttacaaaatgattttagaactaaaaacaccgaaaaatgataaaaaattacattattgattaaaagtactggattaaaatccctgaatattcattttttatagatctaaaacaatgtttatttcagctttttttaaatatatttttagattttacaaaatgatttttcaactaaaaacagaaaaaaatggattaaaaaatgaccattattgatttaaaagggggaaaatcaggaaatttaatatccatttatactcttcattttaatttgatcctaaaacagtaaatcggcactcatgattgactttcccgggccacacaaaatgatgcggcggggcagatttggcccccgggccgccactttgacacatgtgtcttagacacagaggcggctaatatgccagaaaataggCTAATTGACCAACCAAACAAGTCGCAATTGGAGATTATTTCACTGACCGCTAGAGGGCAGTGTCTGGCTCCAGCAGTCGAGTCATAGTACAGATAATTTTAAAGTTCAAATCATACGAAATAGACGCCATCAAAACACTGTCTGTAAACGGCGGCTATTCACCTATCTTATTAACCGCGAGAAACCAggtatatattatttttggacACCCTGGccttgaaaataaatgatagtGGCTTGTGTGGGCGAAGGGCGCCTGCAGCCAGTCCAGATGCTAACATGGAGCGACTGgccgccatcttttttttttgcctggttGGCCTCCATGACATGAATTTCGGCAGAACCTCGGCTCAAGCCAATTGACGAAGCCAGACAAGATCCGACCTTCGCATTACTTTGACggcgcgagacgtccaatccacccCAGGGGGCCCCCCACCGTCCCCGCCCACTCCTCCACCGCGCCGCCACCAAATAAACTCCGAAAGCAAAAGTCAAGCCGCCTGCCGGCTCGTAAATCTGAGCTGGGCCTAATCTGGCTttccactcacacacacacactcctgcaggaaaaaaaatgaaaataataaaaccacAAGAGTCACCAAAAAGCAAGCCGCTTATATACACTCAAAAGATGGGTGTCCCATCCTTTCGGAGTGGGAGGGTTGACAGCCATCATTCAATATATCCGTCCGTCTTGATCActggtgttaaagtggcggccgggggggccaaaactggcccgccacatcattttgtgcggcccgagtaagtaaatcatgagggttgactttctgttttaggatcaaattcaaatgaagaggatagatgtatattatatttcctgattttcccctttttaaatcaatcattgcaattttttatccatttttttcttttggtgtttttaggtcaaaaagcattttgtaaactaaaaataaatttataaaaatattttcgttttcccactttaatattgaatataattttttaaaatggtttccatttcaaatggaagcaAATCTGACATTTCTGGCCCATGCTTCCCAGCACTAATtaagacaaaacatttttttaaatcaatgatcatACACGCACCCTTCCAAAATACTAAATACTTTGCCATTTTTCTCGTCTCTTTCTGCGGTGGATGCGTTAATCCAAGTGCTGTAgcgttgatttatttttctgtgtgtgtgtgtgtgtgtgtgtgtgtgtgtgtgtgtgtgtatgagatgGAGAGGAAATGTAACGGAAGAGGAGTTTGTTGTCTGCAGCGCATGACTGGCGGTCACATGCAATTAGGAATGTTGCGGCGGCAGTGGCTATCTTCACGCATGCTGCACACGcaacacacacacttttacaATCTATTTATACTAGCTTGTCTGAAGCTCGCATCCACACGGATTGGATCtccgtcgccgtcaatggcgctcCATGACTGCGTTTAATATGCAGCGTGGATGTCATTGTCGCCGTGTTTTTATCGGTGGATTTCCGTGCAGAGGCTAAAGAGCTAGCCGCTAACAagttgaatgaataaatggattCTTGCTAAGACTGGTGAGGTTAGGGTTAATTATTGGTTGTTTAAATCACAAATTAATTGAAAATTGGTTATGTTTTTTGAAATGGTTCACTTAGTTGGCTTGAGAAAAAGTTGACTTTActtcaggggtagggaacctatggctcgggagccatttgtggctcttttgatgggtgcatatggctctccgctaacctgagttaaaaatatggaaaccgtcaGCGAGAGTTGATTCCCAAACGCACCGATAGGAGACTTATTCTACCTTAAAAATGGTGAAAGgaatttaaaaatgcacatattttcaagtatgtttacttttaaattctgtgtatggctctcaaggcataatatttgaaagtatgagttgtttatggctctctctgtcgaAAGGGTTTTTCGCTTTTCGCTGCTTTACTTGATCAATTGCAAACTTGTGGCATTGCAAAAATAATCCAGTCACGATCAGTGACGACGGATTGGCCGTCCACTTCAAATATCTGTCATTTTCCGTGGATTTCTATCCATAAATTGAGTTATTTCCATTTGGATGGAGTGTTTCAGGACGTTATTTCCATTCGTGTTGCTCTTTTGGAAACTTTTCATGGATTTGGACATGAACTAATGGACGGAATAGATGGCTTCCACCTTATCAATGGCAGCGAGACACGATGGACGATTGACATCCATCCATCAGAGCTGATGGTAACCAATGAGTGAAGCCATTTTCTCCCCTTCAACccttttaacctgagcagtggGTGACTCGGATTCGACGAATGGACAAACACCTGTGCGTGGGACCGACCGCATCGACTTTGGGCGCGCATGCGTGGCGTAACGTGACGTGATGTGACGGCGATTCGGCAAAACCGAGCCACGCGCTGGCGTGTTGGTGTTCTTACCGTCCTGGCGCAGCCGCTGCAGGCAGAAGAAGCTCAGGTTCCTCGGCCACGCCGGCATGGTGATCatgaggaggagatggaggaggaggagccggtCCGGTCTGGTCCGGTCCGCAGGGGTCGGGCAACCCAACTCCCGCCTCCGACCTTTGAGGACGCAGAGCGAGCCACCGGACCGCTGCGGCAGCGGAATTGCCCCATACCACAAAAAAAGACGCCCGccccctcctccttctcctcctcctcctctactCGCTCTCGCCTCGAGACACGAGCGGCGCTGAGCCCGCAGCCGTGCACCCAACTCGAAACAATTGGCTCTGGAGTCTGGAGTCCTGTTGTAATGTAGTGGGAATGAATGGCAGAGCGTGTCATTCCGCCGCAGGGGCATTCGCCTAGCGAGGTAATGTCGCCCTCTTGCGGCCACCGGAGGGAACGACTTGGAATGGGAACTAGGCAAACGAATCACTTTAGTCATGGAATACAAGCCATCCAGAAAAATCGAATGAACATCACTATTGGAAGGGGAAATAAAACTCCCCAAatccattttgtcattttattgtaCTTGCTTCATCAATACAACAAAATCAAAGACGCTAACGTCAGTATAACCATAAcagaaatggtccaattccttCTAATCATTTAAATAAAGCTCATTTTATAAGCTAGCATTAGTGCTATAAGaatggaggaaggaaggaaagaacaaaaaaaagaatctatCACACGACAAGCGGTTTTATAtcataatgtattttaaaatacgCACTACTATATTAGGTAGGTGAAAAATGATTTGTGATACGTCCGGTCGCAGGGGGGCGCCCTTTCGCTAACTAGAGAGATCTTGAGTCCGAGGAGCGCTACCTATAGTACTACGTACTACCATGGCTCGGAATCTCATTCTATTGGGCGCCTCCTGTTGGCCAAAACGTGCAATGATTCAATCCAAGTTTAAGATAGCACCCCTAACCGCTCGCTAATATGTTTCTAGCACACACCAAAGTGAAATGAGCTCACCTTAACTCATCCTAAATGAAGAAAGAGGATGTGTTCTTAGCGTGTGCTGTATCTACTGTGGTCTCGGGTCTCGGTGGTCTTGATGAGCAATTTGGAAGGAGGCGAAGCGCTGGCGTAGGAACCTTCTTTGGAACTTCTGCCGCCTGGGAAGCAAAAAAGATGGCAACCTCAACAACAGCAAAAAGCAGAAGAGGGAAACAGAAGACACTCACTGTAGCCGAGCGTGGCGGACTGGATGTTGACCACCGACGGCTGGCCCACTCTGAGCAAAGGAGAAACGTTAGCTAGCGCAAATTTCCCTCTCTTATCTATGCTACCACTTGCATCTCGTACAAATACTTGCACTTATAATATGGCAACTCACCGGTCCTCCTCGCCTTCCAGGAGCTTCCTGTAGGTGGCGATCTCGATGTCCAGGGCCAGCTTGAGGTTCATGAGGTCCTGGTACTCCCGCAGCTGGCGGGCCATGTCCCGCTTGGCTCGCTGGAGGGCGTCTTCCAGGTCGCGGGTTCGACACCTGGCCTCCTTGACCGCCGCCTCGCCACGCTCCTCCGATTGGGCCAGCTGGCCTTCCAGGCCGGCGCGCTGTGGCAAAGAAAAACGGGCCGGCGCcattttgctttgctttttgGCGCCGCCGGcggaaaaaaggaggaaaaaaggaagtcacctgCGCCCTGACGGCCTCCATCTCGCTCTGCAGCCGGACGATGAGACGCTGGAGCTCGCCCGCCTCGCTCTTGACGGCGCGGAGCTCGTCCCCGAACTGGCCGGCCTGCGCCGACATCTGCTCGAACTGGGAAATCCCCAGCGGCCGttgggaaggggaaaaaaaaaatggagggacGCGGTGGGGGCGGGGCCTCACTTTAGTCTTGTACCAGGCTTCGGCTTCCCGCCGACTGCGGACGGCGATCTCCTCGTACTGGCCTTTGACCTCGGCCACGATCTGCTCCATGTTGAGGCTGCGGCTGTTGTCCATTTGGACCACCACCGACGTGTCACGGATGGCGGCCTGCAGCTCGCGCAGTTCCTGAGAACAACGCAAAATGGACACTCACCGGAGGAGAAAATATCATGACGGACGaacgaacatttttttttgtcttggaaATGATGGCTATCCAGGACAACCATTTAGTCAAGAAAAACAATTGATTTTTGGTTAGGAGAAAGACCACGTGCTCTCTTGAACGGACCTAAACAATGCATTTTAATTGACTTTACGCTATTGATCTAGATCAAGAGTGTGAGACTAGGGTTGGTTCAtggggcgctttaacgtcaacttgatttcacgtggattttttttaaatataaatggattaaaagccctgaatattcagttttttatagatctaaaacaatgtttattttagctttttttaaatctatttttagattttacaaaattttatatatatatatatatatatatatatatatatatatattagattttacaaaatgatttttgaactaaaaacacagaaaaaatggattaaaaaatgacaattatggatttaaaagggggaaaatcaggaaatgtaatatacatctatactcttcatttgaatttgatcctaaaacagaaagtcggccctcatgattgactttcccgggccacacaaaatgatgcggcgggccagatttggccctcgggccgccactttgacacatatgatctaaatcaggggtctcgaactcaatttacctgggggccgctagaggccgagtctgggtgagactgggccgcatcaggatttccacaagaaaagcactgataaaactttccaacgttatcaaatatctttattttttaacaaaaaataatgaattaaataaattaacttaaagatgaataaaaaataaatcaatcagtaatataaaaccaaataatactaatgagcatacagtagatattcactggctggctaagtagagaaaatgaattatttttattccgtttcaaatgtctgtattaacagctctttaacctttaactttctgaacttgaatggaacattgaacatgaaatattctgaacacggcttctcttgcctactccttgctgctagagacctggcagcacttcttctcacatagtaacatttggcttgagggaggaagcagtggagaccctcagtagagcttgaagatgctcatcagtaagtctggacctgtacttggacttattgaagttcaaggtggagaagagcttctcacacaagtatgtgctcccaaaaaggcacatggtccgcttgaaccttcgggaaagttcagggaagctgggggtcaactctctcaaaaattgcccaagcttgtctgcttctccactcacctccctgaacttggctttgagtgcagagttgcactgcaggttaatgagctccatttgaagctcaggaggggcatcttgcacatcaaaggagaaggggtccgcaaaaatttgaaatgtggctttgtgtgtcttgaagtctgcaaatctgtgatcaaattcctcctgtagcttcgaaatggcctcaacatacttctcaccactgaatggtgtgcctgcatccacgagagccttgcatgctgggaaatggcaaaggtttgtctgagagagctgggctttccataacacaagtttagtgcagaatgctctcacgttgtcataggcagcactgacgagttgcccctggccttgtagcttcttgttcagtacattaagctcatgtgtgatatcaacaagaaaagccaagtccatgagccatttgggatcacttagcacaggatcaatcaactcacaaacggcgtagctagctttgactgctgcattactgtctttggtagccttcttgaagagatcctgttgcctcagaagacgcgttttaagactggcaacctggttggctctctcatctccctggtatttttcgtactcctcagcatgtctcgtagtacaattacgtttcaaattgtattccttgtgcaccgcaactttttcagtgtaaatgagacacgtcggggtgcccctgtgttcaacaaagaaatattgcactccccacttttcttgaaactgtctgtgctcatcaccgacctttctcttcatggcaggctttgaaagagacatctctggggctctgtaatatgtttttccacttggaatgagtctcgggttgatctttcacattcattcgcgcgggtttgtggcgcatgtgcactttcgctctccgtttcaatcgcggagatggctacagacactgacacaggctggatcacggatcatagcgcctcattcagttctatgctgagagcagcggaggagtgtgcgcgccgagcggagtgatcggcctcacggcttctcctccgcccagctgattggaggaatgaatgagtgagtgagcgaggcactggacagcccggccgatgtcccgccctccagagccgtatacctcaccgtgattggttcattcagctccgaaccaaagttccctctaatttttggttggtctgagcagaaagacaacctccctgagcgcactgagtaccagtgtgagcgagatcatcggtactcggatgactcgcctaaagacgtttcgccgacggacgtttgacagacgggcaggtttcgccgaaacgggattcgaacgctcgccccgccggatcgtgtgtgtacaagtttttcaacctcggcccgcgggccatatacggcccgttaggatttttaatccggcccgccgccggtgttgtccaaattatagtaaaaatcaatgttcgtctaccatcaatggcagtccgggaataagcactcttgggcaggcagatgtagcagaaccgagccgtaaaatgacagcaatcgggtcaaatccatcctaaaacagcatttaatgattaaatacaaatactggatgatatcgcgatggaggcaaaaaaacgtctatagacgtccattcgccaaacggctcaaaatgctctcaaattcggtcaaatccagctgaaaacagcgtttaatgattaaatacaaatactagtatttgtatttaatcattaaactaacaaatactagtacgacctgtccgtctgtcaaacgtccgtcggcgaaacgtctttaggcgaatcatccggtcacgacatcatcattgctcgctatcggcacaccagtatcacacttgccacaagcaggtgcatgtcaatgttccctctaatttttcatgtaaaacatgctgtaaaacaagaaaaacatgagtggacagagctactgccactggctgccacttaaacggcgccatcatggggaaaggggtaaaaaaaaaaaaaaaaaaatgaaaaaaaaaaattaaaaaaaaaaattaaaaaaaaaaaaatcgatctttcatattaagacgggggccgcaaattatcgtcccgcgggccgcagttggcccgcgggccgctagtttgagacccctgatctaaatgaaGACAATTTGGCCTTTCACAGACTTGTTTAACGGACAAAATGTCCATTTTCTAGAAGTACCTCCTCGTAGACGGCGCGCAGGAAGTTGATCTCGTCGGTGAGAGCGCCCACTTTGTCCTCCAGGTCGGCCTTCACCATGTAGGCCGAGTCCACGTCCTGTCAAACGCGATGGCGACAGCGTTCGGTACGGTCGACGGCGACACTTCCGGCTCTCACGCACCTTCTTCAGGAGGACAAAGTCGTTCTCCATGTTGTTCCTCTTGTTGATCTCGTCCTCGTACCTGCACGGAGCGAGCCGTGAAAAAGGGAACGGCGGGCGTTTGGCGGAAAACGGCGGACGCGGCGCAGACTTGTGCTTGTAGTCCTCCACCAGGCCTTGCGCGTTCCTCAGCTCGGCGTCCAGCTTGCTCCTGTCGTGGTTGACCAGCTCCATCTGGCGCCGCAGGCCCGCCCCGTAGACCTCGAACAGAGGCTCCACGTTGGAGCGGGTGGTGGCCTGACCTTGGAGGAGATCCAGTTTGGTCTCCAGCATCTTGTTCTGCTGCTCCAAGAAGCGGACCTGCACCGAGTAAAAAAGGCAATTTGGCCTCATTCCCGTTTTGGAAACGTCTTCATGGTGGGTAGCTAGGTCGGTCGTCCAGAAAATGTCAGCTGGCCTGTTCCATTTCCAAGGCTGTGGGCCTGAAAAGCTAGTTTTATTTAGGAAAATGAAAGTTGGAAGACACATTTAACTCAGGGAGGCACACataaaatggcccaaaaacaCTTGAAAGATGTCTCGCTTTATTTTcgtcccatttttttgtttaaaaatcattttgtaaaatctaaaaatatatttaaaaaagctaaaataaacatggttttagatctctaaaaaaacagaatattcagggctttaatccagttctttaaatcaataattgtaattttttaaatcatttttttctgtttttttagttcaaaaatcactttgtaaaatcaaaaaaaaaaaaaactaaaataaacattgttttagatctataaaaactgaatattcagggtttttaatccatttattaaaaaacaaatctaaatattatatctaaaacggtctggcccacatgaaatggagttgacgttaacgcggcccgcgaaccaacccgagtctgacacccctgttgtaGACTTTAGCGCTTTCAACTGGATGAAGGCGATCGGATTGCAGCTTCCCGGCTAGTATGACACTCATAAAAGCCAGTGAGAATGACCCCCAACCGCTTTATCAGATTACCCAGGAGCTAAGCGGGCCAAGGTGGGCCAGGAAGCTAAAGTATCGGCGCCACAAAGGCTCCGGTGACCTTTTAAAATTCACTCTTGCTTTTTGAGGCCAAACTCTACAAGTGAaagctttttcttctttttttcttggaagTGAAAGGGATCTACTTTTGAAACCTTGGCTGCCGATGCTTTGAGTGTCATCTGAAAAGTTGAAGGTCAATCGTCTTGAAATGCATCCGAGGAGGCCACAAAGGCGCCATTGTGCGCCCCGACCGTGAGAAAAGCCGCCATTCTGCCGGAGGCGTTGGTTATCTGCGCCCGTCTCGGGTTGGCCAACGCCAATGCTGACAGACGACCTTTCCATCCATCCGGACCGCCAGAGCCTGATCCTATTTCTTCTAAAAGAGTCATGTAACCTTAAAAGGAACCCCTCAACACAGTAAATATTCTCCCAAATTtgatgttgattttaaacagcCATTTAAAACAAGAAAAGCAGTGAAACTGCTttttaaatggttaaaaaaggggaaaaaacttaaatattttgccctttaaaacaagaaaagatgtgaaactgctttttaaatggttaaaggaaaaaaacccttaaaTATTTTGCCCTTTAAAACAAGAAAAGCAGTGAAACTGCtttttaaaatggttaaaaaaaaggaaaaaaacttaaatattttGCCCTTTAAAACAAGAAAAGCAGTGAAGCTGCttttaaaatggttaaaaaggaaaaaaaaatattttgctctttaattttattttggaatattgTCAACAAAAGTCAAAAATAGCCTATTTTTCCCTTTACTGACCCTTTTTAGTCGAAATCAAACCAAGGGAAACACactaaatattctcttttatgtacatatatatttttagtgaaATTAAAGTGAAAGTTTTGTTTGCTACctaattaaacaaaaatcaacGGCTAAGTCTTCTCTTTTTGACCTCATTTCAAAGTGATACATTGATAAAAGAAGCGGAAATTTCCTGACCTTGTCGATGAAGGAGGCGAATCGGTTATTGAGGCTCTTGATCTGCTCCTTCTCGTGAGCTCGGTTGAGGGACAGCCCGGGGTCGATCTCCAGGTCCAGCGGCGCCAGCAGGCTCTTGTTGATGGACAGCGTCGACATCATCGACACCAACGACTGCGAGCCGCCGCCCGCCGCCTCGGAGCGCCGCGCCGAGCTCATCCTCTTCCCTCGGCTCAGGCTCATGGTTGACCAATGCGGGGCTTCTGTTCACCTGGCCCGCTGCCTCACTCTTTTATCACCAGCTCGAAGGGGGAGGAGACTAGGGAGACCCGGGAGGCGGAGCCACAAAAAGCACACTAAATGATGCCGTTGACCGACAAatcctttgtctttttttattactaattACAAGTAGGAAGAGGGTTGCGCTTCCTGCGTCTGATTGGCTGAGCCAGTGAGCGTAGGGGAGGGAATGTTTGCTCAACAGTCCTTATATtgacaacattaaaaaagaaataaagaaatcaTCAATTGTATTTAGAACCCCAAGGCCATGTGTGtttttgcatgtgtgtatgtgcgtgcgtgtgtgtgtgtcactgcTCGGCCTGTTGCGAGTCCGTGACGGCCGACACGGCACCCTGGCCTTTGCTGACGTCGCTGATGCACGCCCACTGGCCGTCCATGGA contains the following coding sequences:
- the LOC144075298 gene encoding keratin, type II cytoskeletal 8-like isoform X2; protein product: MSLSRGKRMSSARRSEAAGGGSQSLVSMMSTLSINKSLLAPLDLEIDPGLSLNRAHEKEQIKSLNNRFASFIDKVRFLEQQNKMLETKLDLLQGQATTRSNVEPLFEVYGAGLRRQMELVNHDRSKLDAELRNAQGLVEDYKHKYEDEINKRNNMENDFVLLKKDVDSAYMVKADLEDKVGALTDEINFLRAVYEEELRELQAAIRDTSVVVQMDNSRSLNMEQIVAEVKGQYEEIAVRSRREAEAWYKTKMSAQAGQFGDELRAVKSEAGELQRLIVRLQSEMEAVRAQRAGLEGQLAQSEERGEAAVKEARCRTRDLEDALQRAKRDMARQLREYQDLMNLKLALDIEIATYRKLLEGEEDRVGQPSVVNIQSATLGYSGRSSKEGSYASASPPSKLLIKTTETRDHSRYSTR
- the LOC144075298 gene encoding keratin, type II cytoskeletal 8-like isoform X1 yields the protein MSLSRGKRMSSARRSEAAGGGSQSLVSMMSTLSINKSLLAPLDLEIDPGLSLNRAHEKEQIKSLNNRFASFIDKVRFLEQQNKMLETKLDLLQGQATTRSNVEPLFEVYGAGLRRQMELVNHDRSKLDAELRNAQGLVEDYKHKYEDEINKRNNMENDFVLLKKDVDSAYMVKADLEDKVGALTDEINFLRAVYEEELRELQAAIRDTSVVVQMDNSRSLNMEQIVAEVKGQYEEIAVRSRREAEAWYKTKFEQMSAQAGQFGDELRAVKSEAGELQRLIVRLQSEMEAVRAQRAGLEGQLAQSEERGEAAVKEARCRTRDLEDALQRAKRDMARQLREYQDLMNLKLALDIEIATYRKLLEGEEDRVGQPSVVNIQSATLGYSGRSSKEGSYASASPPSKLLIKTTETRDHSRYSTR